One genomic segment of Fervidobacterium pennivorans includes these proteins:
- a CDS encoding transposase: MTGDGYPYGYKKLTTCLQEDYKLVINHKKVYRLCKELDILRPKRKTYPNRPRKLAKREKITGSNQLSTDYQISLGSPHISC, encoded by the coding sequence ATAACTGGTGATGGCTATCCCTATGGTTATAAGAAGCTGACCACTTGTTTACAAGAGGATTATAAGCTGGTAATTAACCACAAGAAAGTATATAGATTATGTAAAGAACTAGATATTTTGCGTCCCAAGAGAAAAACATACCCTAATCGTCCCAGGAAGTTAGCTAAACGCGAGAAAATAACTGGCTCCAATCAACTTTCAACAGATTATCAAATTTCTTTAGGTTCTCCTCACATATCTTGTTAA
- a CDS encoding transposase: protein MAKKQYSLEFIEQIINECQETGNVAIVARRHNISASTIHTWISKKRQRGSVASLPKTKEARYKTMEKQLKEISTENDMLKRLIA, encoded by the coding sequence TTGGCTAAAAAACAATATAGTTTAGAATTTATAGAACAAATAATAAATGAGTGTCAGGAGACTGGTAATGTTGCAATAGTTGCCCGTAGACATAATATATCAGCAAGTACAATACACACCTGGATTAGTAAAAAACGCCAAAGAGGCTCTGTAGCATCACTACCTAAAACTAAAGAAGCAAGATATAAGACAATGGAAAAACAATTAAAAGAAATAAGCACTGAAAACGATATGTTAAAACGTCTAATAGCCTAA